One window of the Anaeromyxobacter dehalogenans 2CP-C genome contains the following:
- a CDS encoding flagellin, translating to MSLSIRTNIASLNAQRNMSNTQNTLDSSMSRLSSGYRITKAGDDAAGLGISTKLEAQIRSYNQAVRNANDGLSVIQTSEAALNETSNILTRLRELAMQAASDGIGDKERAYVQAEADQLTDEIDRIANVTKYNGTALLAGTATSLNFQVGVEKDTSSNDQISFSTLDATASSLGLDASTLDFTTGTTARDALSSIDAAIETVSKNRADLGAVGNRFQSAINNIQSFSEALSAANSRIRDVDVAEETSRLARANILQQAGVSVLAQANQMPQLALKLLG from the coding sequence ATGTCCCTCTCGATCCGGACGAACATCGCCTCGCTCAACGCGCAGCGAAACATGTCCAACACCCAGAACACGCTCGACTCGTCCATGTCGCGCCTGTCCTCGGGCTACCGCATCACCAAGGCCGGCGACGACGCCGCCGGCCTGGGCATCAGCACCAAGCTCGAGGCGCAGATCCGCAGCTACAACCAGGCCGTCCGCAACGCGAACGACGGCCTCTCGGTGATCCAGACGTCCGAGGCCGCGCTGAACGAGACCTCGAACATCCTCACCCGCCTCCGCGAGCTGGCCATGCAGGCGGCCTCGGACGGCATCGGCGACAAGGAGCGCGCCTACGTCCAGGCGGAGGCCGACCAGCTCACCGACGAGATCGACCGCATCGCGAACGTGACCAAGTACAACGGCACCGCCCTGCTGGCGGGCACGGCCACCTCGCTGAACTTCCAGGTGGGCGTGGAGAAGGACACGTCGAGCAACGACCAGATCTCCTTCTCGACGCTGGACGCGACCGCCAGCAGCCTGGGCCTGGACGCGTCCACGCTGGACTTCACCACCGGCACCACGGCGCGGGACGCGCTCTCGTCCATCGACGCGGCCATCGAGACCGTCTCGAAGAACCGCGCCGACCTGGGCGCGGTGGGCAACCGCTTCCAGAGCGCCATCAACAACATCCAGTCGTTCTCGGAGGCGCTCTCCGCCGCGAACAGCCGCATCCGCGACGTGGACGTGGCCGAGGAGACGTCGCGCCTCGCCCGCGCCAACATCCTGCAGCAGGCCGGCGTCTCCGTGCTCGCCCAGGCGAACCAGATGCCGCAGCTCGCGCTGAAGCTGCTCGGGTGA
- a CDS encoding flagellar hook protein FlgL, with protein sequence MRVTDRMTFDRAAREGGQARARLDRAVAQASSGVRVVHPGDDPAAAARIAAERVTVARMDAIATATGRASDELAAVDAALGEVATGLARAQELATRYASAPYDAAQRASGAREVRGILASAVASLGVKVGGRYLLGGFRDGAPPFDAGGAYQGDAGVREVEIAPGVRQPAAVRADVAIAGAGGGVDVLATLGALAAALEANDPEAVRATLSPLARGTDQLASARGAAGAAMATLDAATRAGAAARDAARGAIGELADADPIAAASELALAQRALDAALTATAKGFQLTLLDRLR encoded by the coding sequence ATGCGCGTGACCGACCGGATGACCTTCGACCGCGCCGCCCGCGAGGGCGGCCAGGCGCGCGCGCGGCTCGACCGCGCGGTGGCGCAGGCGTCGAGCGGGGTGCGCGTGGTCCACCCGGGCGACGACCCGGCGGCCGCGGCCCGCATCGCCGCCGAGCGGGTGACCGTCGCGCGCATGGACGCGATCGCCACCGCCACCGGCCGCGCCTCCGACGAGCTCGCCGCGGTGGACGCGGCGCTCGGCGAGGTGGCGACCGGCCTCGCGCGCGCGCAGGAGCTCGCCACCCGGTACGCGAGCGCCCCGTACGACGCGGCGCAGCGGGCGTCGGGCGCCCGCGAGGTGCGCGGGATCCTCGCCTCCGCCGTCGCCAGCCTGGGCGTGAAGGTGGGCGGCCGCTACCTGCTGGGCGGGTTCCGCGACGGCGCGCCCCCGTTCGACGCGGGCGGCGCGTACCAGGGCGACGCCGGCGTGCGCGAGGTGGAGATCGCGCCGGGCGTGCGGCAGCCGGCGGCCGTCCGCGCCGACGTCGCCATCGCCGGCGCCGGCGGCGGGGTGGACGTGCTCGCCACGCTCGGCGCGCTCGCGGCGGCGCTCGAGGCCAACGACCCGGAGGCGGTCCGGGCCACCCTCTCCCCGCTCGCCCGCGGCACCGACCAGCTCGCCTCGGCCCGCGGCGCCGCCGGCGCCGCCATGGCGACGCTCGACGCCGCGACCCGGGCCGGCGCGGCGGCCCGCGACGCTGCGCGCGGCGCGATCGGGGAGCTGGCGGACGCCGATCCCATCGCCGCGGCGAGCGAGCTGGCGCTGGCCCAGCGCGCGCTGGACGCCGCGCTCACCGCCACGGCGAAGGGGTTCCAGCTCACCCTGCTCGACCGGCTGCGGTGA
- the flgK gene encoding flagellar hook-associated protein FlgK yields the protein MADLLSILSSGAASLAAQRAAAATASHNLQNANTPGYARQRAVLATTLPAEQAGGAWIGRGASLAQVTQARDRFLEQQLPAALGQSARSAAAASVLEAVQVLDPEAEGGPGDALGGLHAALTQLSQAPSDPGLRQAAVAAARTLALSFNRARQGLEDARAGADARIAGDLSEANDLAAQVAALNRDVRAARASGAGEPNDLLDARQRAADRLSALTGAVPAATSEGDLSLLLPGGAALVAGLGASTLLAHPGPDGHLGVRLATGTVSADVAPGGELGGLLDASGGPLKAAVTGLDQLAWAVGNQLDAAHRAGFGLDGSTGLDLFDVGTTPAGAARRIAVSAAVAADPARLATATAAGQPGDGGNVLALLATTTARIATGQGADLLAGLDATGALSRITGAFGAAARGLAAAAAQDAGLADHLSALRESASGVSVDEELLEMERAQRAYEAISKVIQATSEMFDTLLKLE from the coding sequence GTGGCCGACCTGCTGAGCATCCTCTCCTCCGGCGCCGCGAGCCTCGCGGCCCAGCGCGCCGCGGCGGCGACCGCCTCGCACAACCTGCAGAACGCGAACACCCCCGGCTACGCCCGCCAGCGCGCGGTGCTCGCGACGACGCTCCCCGCGGAGCAGGCCGGCGGCGCGTGGATCGGCCGCGGCGCCTCGCTCGCGCAGGTCACCCAGGCGCGCGACCGCTTCCTGGAGCAGCAGCTCCCGGCGGCCCTCGGCCAGTCGGCGCGCTCGGCCGCGGCGGCCTCGGTCCTCGAGGCGGTGCAGGTGCTCGACCCGGAGGCGGAGGGCGGACCCGGCGACGCGCTGGGCGGCCTCCACGCCGCGCTCACCCAGCTCTCCCAGGCGCCGTCGGATCCCGGGCTCCGGCAGGCGGCGGTCGCGGCGGCGCGCACGCTCGCGCTCTCGTTCAACCGCGCGCGCCAGGGGCTCGAGGACGCGCGCGCCGGCGCCGACGCGCGCATCGCGGGCGACCTCTCCGAGGCCAACGACCTGGCCGCGCAGGTGGCGGCCCTGAACCGCGACGTCCGCGCGGCGCGCGCGAGCGGCGCCGGCGAGCCGAACGATCTCCTCGACGCGCGGCAGCGCGCGGCCGACCGCCTCTCGGCGCTCACCGGCGCGGTCCCGGCGGCGACCAGCGAGGGCGACCTGTCCCTGCTGCTGCCCGGCGGCGCCGCGCTGGTCGCCGGGCTCGGGGCGTCCACCTTGCTCGCGCACCCCGGGCCCGACGGCCACCTGGGCGTGAGGCTGGCGACCGGCACCGTGAGCGCCGACGTCGCGCCGGGCGGCGAGCTGGGCGGGCTGCTCGACGCGTCGGGCGGCCCGCTGAAGGCGGCCGTCACCGGCCTCGACCAGCTCGCCTGGGCGGTGGGCAACCAGCTCGACGCGGCGCACCGCGCCGGCTTCGGCCTCGACGGCTCCACCGGGCTCGACCTGTTCGACGTGGGCACCACGCCCGCGGGCGCGGCCCGGCGCATCGCCGTGTCGGCCGCCGTGGCCGCCGACCCCGCGCGCCTGGCCACCGCCACCGCCGCCGGCCAGCCCGGCGACGGCGGCAACGTCCTCGCGCTGCTCGCCACCACCACCGCCCGGATCGCGACCGGCCAGGGCGCGGACCTGCTGGCCGGCCTGGACGCGACCGGCGCCCTCTCCCGGATCACCGGCGCGTTCGGCGCCGCGGCGCGGGGGCTGGCGGCGGCCGCGGCCCAGGACGCGGGCCTGGCCGACCACCTCTCCGCCCTGCGCGAGTCCGCGAGCGGCGTGTCGGTGGACGAGGAGCTGCTGGAGATGGAGCGGGCGCAGCGCGCCTACGAGGCGATCTCGAAGGTCATCCAGGCCACCTCCGAGATGTTCGACACCCTGCTGAAGCTGGAGTAG
- the flgM gene encoding flagellar biosynthesis anti-sigma factor FlgM: MKINDAAEIRRVEAGRTAGSQRTREPGAPAADRVSTEALARLEAAATTARAGAAQDRTVRLEAIEAAVRQGTFRPDPQRIAQRILDDAELTAHLRALLEG; this comes from the coding sequence ATGAAGATCAACGATGCAGCAGAGATCCGTCGCGTCGAGGCCGGGCGCACCGCGGGGTCGCAGCGCACCCGGGAGCCGGGTGCTCCCGCGGCCGACCGGGTCTCGACCGAGGCCCTGGCGCGGCTCGAGGCCGCCGCCACCACCGCCCGGGCCGGCGCGGCGCAGGACCGGACCGTGCGCCTCGAGGCCATCGAGGCGGCGGTGAGGCAGGGCACCTTCCGCCCGGACCCGCAGCGCATCGCGCAGCGGATCCTCGACGACGCCGAGCTGACGGCGCACCTCCGGGCGCTGCTCGAGGGATGA
- a CDS encoding M23 family metallopeptidase, protein MIAPAAGAAPAADPRLRDAARDLEAMLLREIVRTSGAFRGGEGAGAGVRADLFADALSDAVARSGGIGLAGEITRSLGGGDGLAPAPVPGPSAPPGVATVAPGALAAPLQGRLTSAFGPRADPFTGVAARHDGVDVAAPEGTPVRAPAPGVVVRAGPRGGYGNAVEVDHGGGLVTLYGHAAEVRVRPGQVVAAGEELARVGSTGRSTGPHLHFEVRMAGRPVDPARALKIYARRADEGGRSGP, encoded by the coding sequence GTGATCGCGCCCGCCGCCGGCGCGGCGCCCGCCGCGGATCCGCGCCTGCGGGACGCGGCCCGCGACCTCGAGGCCATGCTGCTCCGCGAGATCGTGCGGACGAGCGGCGCGTTCCGGGGCGGCGAGGGCGCCGGCGCCGGCGTCCGCGCCGACCTGTTCGCGGACGCGCTCTCCGACGCGGTGGCGCGCTCGGGTGGCATCGGCCTCGCCGGCGAGATCACCCGCTCGCTGGGCGGCGGCGACGGCCTCGCGCCGGCCCCCGTGCCCGGTCCATCCGCCCCGCCGGGCGTCGCGACCGTCGCCCCTGGCGCGCTCGCGGCCCCGCTGCAGGGCCGGCTCACCAGCGCGTTCGGCCCGCGCGCCGATCCGTTCACCGGCGTCGCGGCCCGCCACGACGGCGTGGACGTCGCCGCGCCGGAGGGCACGCCGGTGCGCGCCCCGGCGCCCGGGGTGGTGGTCCGCGCCGGACCGCGCGGCGGCTACGGGAACGCGGTGGAGGTCGATCACGGCGGCGGCCTGGTGACGCTGTACGGCCACGCCGCCGAGGTGCGCGTCCGCCCGGGCCAGGTGGTGGCCGCCGGGGAGGAGCTGGCGCGCGTCGGCAGCACCGGCCGCTCCACCGGGCCGCACCTCCACTTCGAGGTCCGGATGGCGGGCCGGCCGGTCGATCCGGCGCGGGCCCTCAAGATCTACGCGCGGCGTGCCGATGAAGGCGGCAGGAGCGGACCGTGA
- a CDS encoding flagellar basal body P-ring protein FlgI, protein MPARPTPPAVPLALALAAALAAPAPAAAARVKELADVVGVRENALYGYGLVVGLAGTGDSERVLFTQQSVAGMLGRLGIRIDPKDVRSRNVAAVMVTARLPPFARPGTRIDVAVASMGNARSLAGGLLLVTPLSGGDGKVYAVGQGPVQVAGYDAGAGGAELRKNTPTSGRVAGGATVERAVDFALGQAPLVLALRRPDLTTASRVAAAVNAKLGAGTARAVDPAAVELSPPPARKDDAVGFLAEVELLEVEADQRARVVVSERTGTVVAGDGVRLRPVAVAHGGLQVRVQRDPAVSQPAPFGAGRTVEATRDRAAAAEGAGGVVALPAAASVKDLARALDLLGATPRDLVAVLEAIRAAGALDADLEVLE, encoded by the coding sequence ATGCCCGCCCGACCGACGCCCCCTGCCGTCCCCCTCGCCCTCGCGCTCGCGGCCGCGCTCGCCGCCCCGGCCCCCGCCGCCGCCGCGCGCGTCAAGGAGCTCGCCGACGTGGTGGGCGTGCGCGAGAACGCGCTCTACGGCTACGGCCTGGTGGTGGGCCTGGCCGGCACCGGCGACTCCGAGCGCGTGCTGTTCACGCAGCAGTCGGTGGCGGGCATGCTCGGGCGGCTCGGCATCCGCATCGACCCGAAGGACGTGCGGTCCCGCAACGTGGCCGCGGTGATGGTCACGGCGCGCCTGCCGCCGTTCGCCCGCCCGGGCACGCGCATCGACGTGGCGGTCGCGTCGATGGGCAACGCGCGCTCGCTCGCGGGCGGGCTGCTGCTCGTCACGCCGCTCTCCGGCGGGGACGGCAAGGTCTACGCGGTCGGCCAGGGTCCGGTGCAGGTGGCCGGCTACGACGCGGGCGCCGGCGGCGCCGAGCTGCGCAAGAACACGCCCACCTCCGGGCGCGTCGCCGGGGGCGCCACGGTGGAGCGCGCGGTGGACTTCGCGCTGGGCCAGGCGCCGCTGGTGCTGGCGCTCCGCCGGCCCGACCTCACCACGGCGAGCCGCGTCGCCGCGGCGGTGAACGCGAAGCTCGGCGCCGGCACCGCCCGCGCCGTCGATCCGGCGGCGGTGGAGCTCTCGCCGCCGCCCGCGCGCAAGGACGACGCGGTCGGCTTCCTGGCCGAGGTCGAGCTGCTCGAGGTCGAGGCCGACCAGCGCGCGCGGGTGGTGGTGTCGGAGCGGACCGGGACCGTGGTCGCCGGCGACGGCGTCCGGCTGCGCCCGGTGGCCGTGGCGCACGGCGGCCTGCAGGTCCGCGTGCAGCGCGATCCGGCGGTGTCGCAGCCGGCGCCGTTCGGCGCGGGGCGGACCGTGGAGGCGACCCGCGACCGCGCCGCCGCCGCCGAGGGCGCGGGCGGCGTGGTGGCCCTGCCCGCCGCCGCGTCGGTGAAGGACCTGGCCCGCGCGCTCGACCTCCTCGGCGCCACGCCGCGGGATCTCGTGGCCGTGCTGGAGGCGATCCGCGCCGCGGGCGCGCTGGACGCGGACCTCGAGGTGCTCGAGTGA
- a CDS encoding flagellar basal body L-ring protein FlgH, whose amino-acid sequence MSPLTRIALALAASAALVLALTACGPAHVAGYVPKRRDYAVPDASGQDTQAASAGSTWREGRAASMLYTDARALRENDLVVVRIEEIADAKRSADTDLTRRSELNASIEAFLTSLSTPYALKGGADSGFKGLGSTARTERLTATVPAVVRKVLPNGNLFIEGHRVVLVNAEEQHFYISGVVRPIDIDQENGVKSSMVADAEIEFTGRGVLSDNQRQGWLSRLLGWFWPF is encoded by the coding sequence GTGAGCCCGCTCACCCGCATCGCCCTCGCCCTGGCGGCCTCCGCCGCGCTGGTCCTGGCGCTCACCGCCTGCGGCCCCGCCCACGTGGCCGGCTACGTGCCGAAGCGCCGCGACTACGCCGTGCCGGACGCCTCCGGGCAGGACACGCAGGCCGCCTCCGCCGGCTCGACCTGGCGCGAGGGGCGCGCCGCGTCGATGCTCTACACCGACGCCCGCGCGCTCCGCGAGAACGACCTCGTGGTCGTCCGCATCGAGGAGATCGCCGACGCGAAGCGCTCGGCCGACACCGACCTCACCCGGCGAAGCGAGCTGAACGCGTCCATCGAGGCGTTCCTCACCTCGCTGAGCACGCCCTACGCGCTGAAGGGCGGCGCGGACAGCGGGTTCAAGGGGCTCGGCTCCACCGCGCGCACCGAGCGGCTCACCGCCACGGTCCCGGCGGTGGTCCGCAAGGTCCTGCCCAACGGCAACCTGTTCATCGAGGGGCACCGGGTGGTGCTGGTGAACGCGGAGGAGCAGCACTTCTACATCTCCGGCGTGGTCCGGCCGATCGACATCGACCAGGAGAACGGCGTGAAGTCCTCGATGGTCGCCGACGCGGAGATCGAGTTCACCGGCCGCGGCGTGCTCTCCGACAACCAGCGCCAGGGCTGGCTCTCCCGCCTCCTCGGCTGGTTCTGGCCCTTCTGA
- the flgG gene encoding flagellar basal-body rod protein FlgG, which produces MLRSLYTAATGMEAQQLRMDVIANNLANTGTTGFKRQRAEFEDLLSETVRGAEAPDPRGGTAPAPLQVGLGVRTGSTVRNFGQGELLTTGNALDLAVEGDGFFRVQRPDGSLAYTRAGNFRVDAAGRLVTARGEVVDPEITFPPETTRVTVDADGTVRAQVAGREAPQELGRLELCTFPNPGGLEAAGGNLLLQTAASGEAVDARPGEQGAGTLAQGFLEGANVKAVEEMIDMIATQRAYELNSRVVQTADQMLQRLTSLR; this is translated from the coding sequence GTGCTCCGCTCGCTCTACACCGCCGCCACCGGCATGGAAGCCCAGCAGCTCCGGATGGACGTCATCGCCAACAACCTCGCCAACACCGGCACCACCGGCTTCAAGCGGCAGCGGGCCGAGTTCGAGGACCTGCTCTCCGAGACGGTCCGCGGCGCCGAGGCGCCCGACCCGCGCGGCGGCACCGCGCCGGCCCCGCTGCAGGTGGGCCTGGGCGTGCGCACCGGCTCGACCGTCCGCAACTTCGGCCAGGGCGAGCTGCTCACCACCGGCAACGCGCTCGACCTCGCCGTCGAGGGCGACGGCTTCTTCCGCGTGCAGCGGCCGGACGGCTCGCTCGCGTACACGCGCGCCGGCAACTTCCGGGTGGACGCGGCCGGCCGGCTGGTCACCGCGCGCGGCGAGGTGGTGGACCCGGAGATCACCTTCCCGCCCGAGACCACGCGCGTGACGGTGGACGCCGACGGCACGGTGCGCGCGCAGGTCGCCGGGCGGGAGGCGCCGCAGGAGCTGGGCCGGCTCGAGCTCTGCACCTTCCCGAACCCGGGCGGCCTGGAGGCGGCCGGCGGGAACCTGCTCCTGCAGACCGCCGCCAGCGGCGAGGCGGTGGACGCCCGCCCCGGCGAGCAGGGCGCGGGCACGCTCGCCCAGGGCTTCCTCGAGGGCGCCAACGTGAAGGCGGTGGAGGAGATGATCGACATGATCGCCACCCAGCGCGCCTACGAGCTCAACTCGCGCGTGGTCCAGACCGCCGACCAGATGCTGCAGCGCCTGACCTCGCTGCGCTGA